One Pseudomonas abieticivorans genomic region harbors:
- a CDS encoding Gfo/Idh/MocA family protein, with protein sequence MEPIKLALTGYGKIAQDQHVPAILGNSAFDLTAVATLGNPCPDVAHYTSLDALLAEQPEVQAVSFCTPPQGRYAQVRQALLAGKHVLVEKPPCASLGEAMALVELGRSQGVTCLFAWHSRFAPAVEVARQWLLGRSLRSVQIVWKEDVRKWHPGQQWIWQAGGQGVFDPGINALSIATALLPEPLFVTAAELRFPGNRQAPIAASLSMTDARGLAVSAEFDWDHTSEDIWRIVIETEDGTLRLEKGGAALYINNSAQPLPDEGEYPSVYRHFHQLIGDGQSDADLQPLRLVADAFMAGRRETVAPFID encoded by the coding sequence ATGGAACCCATCAAACTGGCCTTGACCGGATACGGCAAAATCGCCCAAGACCAGCACGTGCCGGCCATTCTCGGCAATTCAGCGTTCGATCTCACTGCGGTGGCAACCCTGGGCAACCCCTGCCCAGACGTGGCCCACTACACAAGCCTTGACGCGCTGCTGGCCGAACAGCCCGAGGTGCAAGCCGTCTCGTTCTGTACGCCGCCCCAAGGCCGCTACGCCCAAGTGCGCCAGGCACTGCTGGCCGGCAAACACGTGCTGGTGGAAAAGCCGCCCTGCGCGAGCCTGGGCGAAGCCATGGCGCTGGTGGAACTGGGCCGCAGCCAGGGCGTGACTTGCTTGTTCGCCTGGCACTCGCGCTTTGCCCCGGCCGTGGAGGTTGCCCGCCAATGGTTGCTAGGTCGCAGCTTGCGCTCGGTGCAAATCGTCTGGAAAGAAGACGTGCGCAAATGGCACCCCGGCCAGCAGTGGATCTGGCAGGCAGGCGGGCAGGGGGTGTTTGACCCCGGCATCAACGCACTGTCGATCGCCACCGCGCTGTTGCCTGAGCCGCTGTTCGTCACCGCTGCCGAGCTGCGCTTTCCCGGCAACCGCCAGGCGCCCATCGCGGCCAGCCTGAGCATGACCGACGCACGCGGCCTGGCCGTAAGCGCCGAGTTCGACTGGGACCACACCAGCGAAGACATCTGGCGCATCGTGATCGAAACCGAAGATGGCACCTTGCGCCTGGAAAAAGGCGGCGCGGCGTTGTACATCAACAATAGCGCCCAGCCATTGCCCGACGAAGGTGAGTACCCCTCGGTGTACCGGCATTTCCACCAACTGATCGGCGATGGCCAAAGCGATGCCGACCTGCAACCGCTGCGCCTGGTGGCGGATGCGTTCATGGCTGGGCGCCGG